A region from the Brachyspira hampsonii genome encodes:
- a CDS encoding Spy/CpxP family protein refolding chaperone, translating to MNKIFYTISLILLLSLSILAQPGPKGPGPHGPGYGRNRRGGEFDKRLGHDPLQFFRKIGIILTEEQADRMYDIAIRFITEEEPIRLEIERIDNSIRLELMKDNTDREAIKNLIKQKKEQEALRDYLRIVRDLDIIDVLTPEQKAQLNSRMMK from the coding sequence ATGAATAAAATATTTTATACTATATCTTTAATATTATTGTTATCTTTGTCAATTTTGGCACAACCGGGACCTAAAGGTCCTGGTCCTCATGGTCCTGGATATGGAAGAAACAGAAGAGGCGGAGAGTTTGATAAAAGATTAGGACATGATCCTTTACAATTTTTTAGAAAAATCGGTATAATTCTAACTGAAGAACAAGCTGATAGAATGTATGATATAGCCATCAGATTCATCACAGAAGAAGAACCTATCAGATTAGAAATAGAAAGAATTGATAATAGTATAAGATTAGAATTAATGAAAGACAATACTGACAGAGAGGCAATTAAAAATCTGATAAAACAGAAAAAAGAGCAGGAAGCTTTAAGAGATTATTTAAGAATAGTAAGAGATTTAGATATTATAGATGTTCTTACTCCAGAACAAAAAGCTCAGCTAAACAGCCGTATGATGAAATAG